One part of the Mycolicibacterium aromaticivorans JS19b1 = JCM 16368 genome encodes these proteins:
- a CDS encoding type 1 glutamine amidotransferase domain-containing protein: MSNELSGKKIAFLVAPEGIEQVELTKPWEAVEKAGGTPELVSTEVGKVQAFNHLTPADTFEADKAADTVSAADYDGLVLPGGVANPDLLRTNSSAVDFVKGFFDAGKPVGVICHGPWTLIEADVVEGRQITSWPSVQTDLRNAGAEWVDQEVVVCTGGPNTLVSSRKPDDLPAFCGQLVETFAG, translated from the coding sequence ATGAGCAACGAACTCTCTGGCAAGAAGATCGCATTCCTGGTCGCCCCCGAGGGCATCGAGCAGGTCGAGTTGACCAAGCCGTGGGAAGCCGTCGAGAAAGCCGGCGGCACCCCGGAGCTGGTATCGACCGAGGTCGGCAAGGTCCAGGCGTTCAATCACCTGACCCCGGCCGACACCTTCGAGGCGGACAAGGCGGCCGACACCGTCTCGGCGGCCGACTACGACGGTCTGGTGCTGCCCGGCGGGGTGGCCAACCCCGATCTGCTGCGCACCAACTCCTCGGCGGTCGACTTCGTCAAGGGCTTCTTCGATGCGGGCAAGCCAGTCGGCGTGATCTGCCACGGGCCGTGGACCCTGATCGAGGCCGACGTGGTCGAGGGCCGTCAGATCACCTCGTGGCCCAGCGTGCAGACCGACCTGCGCAACGCCGGCGCCGAGTGGGTGGACCAGGAGGTCGTGGTGTGCACCGGCGGCCCAAATACGCTGGTCTCCAGCCGCAAGCCCGATGATCTGCCGGCGTTCTGCGGGCAACTGGTCGAGACGTTCGCCGGCTAG
- a CDS encoding RsmB/NOP family class I SAM-dependent RNA methyltransferase: MTERPERAGRGKPQGSKGFQKRDRTGAPPGRDRAQQRPPRRPRRTPLDPARQAAFDVLRAVSERDAYANLVLPSMLAERGIHGRDAAFATELAYGSCRTMGLLDAVIAAAAGRPIEQIDPVLLDLLRLGSYQLLRTNVAEHAAVSTTVEQAGIEFDSVRAGFVNGVLRTISGRDEAGWVAELAPPKDTDPVGHLAFVNAHPRWIAQSFADALGAHAGELAAALAADNARPGVHLAARPGVLTADELASAVDGTVGRYSPYAVYLGGGDPGRLAAVREDKALVQDEGSQLVARALTLAPLVGDDGGHWLDLCSGPGGKTALIAAIAVQQGGTVTAIEPASRRAELVEQNTRGLPVEVLRVDGRESALQPGSFDRVLVDAPCTGLGALRRRPEARWRRTPADVPVLAKLQRELLGAAITLVRPGGVVLYATCSPHLVETVGVVSDALRRHPVTALDTRPLFAPADQLGDGPHVQLWPHRHGTDAMFAAALQKTV; the protein is encoded by the coding sequence ATGACTGAGCGACCGGAGCGGGCAGGACGCGGTAAACCGCAGGGCAGCAAGGGCTTTCAGAAGCGTGACCGAACCGGGGCGCCCCCCGGGCGGGATCGTGCCCAACAGCGCCCGCCGCGCAGGCCGCGGCGCACGCCGCTCGATCCGGCCCGTCAAGCGGCGTTCGACGTGTTGCGCGCGGTATCGGAGCGGGACGCCTACGCGAATCTGGTGCTGCCGTCGATGCTGGCCGAGCGCGGCATCCACGGCCGCGACGCGGCATTCGCCACCGAACTCGCCTACGGCAGCTGCCGCACCATGGGTCTGCTGGACGCCGTGATCGCGGCCGCCGCGGGACGCCCGATCGAGCAGATCGACCCGGTGCTTCTGGACCTGCTGCGCCTCGGCAGCTATCAGCTGCTGCGCACCAACGTCGCCGAGCATGCCGCGGTGTCCACCACCGTCGAGCAGGCCGGCATCGAATTCGACAGTGTCCGAGCGGGTTTCGTCAACGGCGTATTGCGCACGATCTCCGGCCGCGACGAGGCCGGCTGGGTGGCCGAACTGGCCCCACCCAAGGACACCGATCCGGTCGGTCACCTGGCGTTCGTCAACGCACATCCACGCTGGATCGCCCAGTCGTTCGCCGATGCGCTCGGCGCCCACGCCGGGGAGCTGGCCGCCGCCCTGGCCGCCGACAACGCCCGCCCCGGTGTGCACCTGGCAGCCCGCCCCGGTGTGCTCACCGCCGACGAGCTGGCCAGCGCGGTCGACGGGACCGTCGGCCGGTACTCGCCGTACGCGGTCTACCTCGGCGGCGGTGACCCGGGCCGGCTGGCCGCGGTGCGCGAGGACAAGGCGCTGGTGCAGGACGAGGGCAGCCAGCTGGTGGCCCGGGCACTGACGCTGGCCCCGCTGGTCGGCGACGACGGCGGCCACTGGCTGGACCTGTGCTCGGGCCCAGGCGGCAAGACCGCGCTGATCGCCGCGATCGCCGTGCAGCAGGGCGGCACCGTCACCGCGATCGAGCCTGCCTCGCGCCGGGCCGAGCTGGTCGAGCAGAACACCCGCGGCCTGCCGGTCGAGGTGCTGCGCGTCGACGGCCGCGAGTCGGCGCTGCAGCCCGGCAGTTTCGACCGGGTACTCGTCGACGCGCCCTGCACCGGACTGGGGGCGTTGCGGCGCCGCCCGGAGGCCCGCTGGCGCCGCACCCCGGCCGACGTCCCGGTGCTGGCCAAGCTGCAGCGCGAACTGTTGGGCGCCGCGATCACCCTGGTCCGCCCCGGCGGGGTAGTGCTCTACGCGACCTGTTCACCGCATCTGGTCGAGACCGTCGGGGTGGTTTCCGATGCGCTGCGCCGCCATCCCGTCACCGCACTGGACACCCGGCCGCTGTTCGCCCCGGCCGACCAACTCGGTGACGGCCCGCACGTGCAGCTGTGGCCGCACCGGCACGGCACCGACGCCATGTTCGCGGCCGCTCTGCAGAAGACTGTTTAA
- the ribD gene encoding bifunctional diaminohydroxyphosphoribosylaminopyrimidine deaminase/5-amino-6-(5-phosphoribosylamino)uracil reductase RibD: MTAPTPAEFDAAMRLAIDQAQRVKGSTYPNPPVGAVILSAKGEVVGVGGTEPTGGPHAEVVALREAGERAVGGTAVITLEPCNHHGRTPPCVDALIQARVATVVYAVADPNPVAAGGADRLRGAGIDVVAGACAEEAAAGPLREWLHKQRAGRPHVTWKFATSVDGRSAAADGSSQWITSAAARADLHLRRAACDAIVVGTGTVDIDDPTLTARLPGGGLAERQPLRVVVGMREISPEANVLNEDSHTMVIRTHDPHEVIQALSDRTDVLLEGGPTLAGAFLRAGVIDRILAYVGPILLGGPVTAVDDVGVPSIARALRWRYDGVDRIGPDLLLSLVPG; encoded by the coding sequence ATGACCGCACCCACTCCGGCGGAATTCGACGCCGCGATGCGGCTGGCGATCGACCAGGCGCAGCGGGTCAAAGGCTCGACGTATCCGAATCCGCCTGTGGGAGCGGTCATTCTGAGTGCGAAGGGCGAGGTCGTCGGAGTCGGAGGCACTGAGCCGACCGGCGGCCCGCACGCCGAGGTGGTCGCGCTGCGGGAGGCGGGGGAGCGTGCGGTCGGCGGCACCGCCGTCATCACGCTGGAACCGTGCAACCATCACGGGCGCACCCCGCCGTGCGTCGATGCCCTGATCCAGGCCCGGGTGGCCACGGTGGTATACGCCGTCGCCGATCCCAACCCGGTGGCCGCCGGTGGTGCTGACCGCCTGCGCGGTGCCGGAATCGACGTTGTCGCCGGAGCGTGCGCCGAGGAGGCGGCCGCTGGTCCGCTGCGGGAGTGGCTGCACAAGCAGCGGGCCGGACGTCCGCACGTCACCTGGAAATTCGCCACCAGTGTGGACGGGCGCAGCGCGGCGGCGGACGGGTCCTCGCAGTGGATCACCAGTGCGGCCGCCCGCGCCGACCTGCACCTGCGCCGCGCCGCGTGCGACGCGATCGTCGTCGGCACCGGCACGGTGGACATCGACGATCCGACGCTGACCGCCCGGCTGCCGGGTGGCGGGCTCGCCGAGCGACAGCCGCTGCGTGTGGTGGTGGGCATGCGGGAGATCTCGCCGGAAGCCAATGTGCTCAACGAGGATTCGCACACGATGGTGATCCGCACCCATGATCCGCACGAAGTGATCCAGGCGCTGTCCGATCGCACCGATGTGCTACTTGAGGGCGGGCCGACGCTGGCCGGCGCGTTCCTGCGGGCCGGTGTCATCGACCGGATTCTGGCCTACGTCGGGCCGATCCTGCTCGGCGGTCCGGTCACCGCCGTCGACGACGTCGGCGTGCCCAGCATCGCGCGGGCGCTGCGCTGGCGCTACGACGGCGTCGACCGGATCGGGCCGGACTTGCTGCTGAGTCTGGTGCCAGGCTAG
- a CDS encoding GntR family transcriptional regulator — translation MPTTKRADSAGASTERKLRYQHVYDLVLGIMAERGLQPGDRLPSTTELAEIAGVSGISVRRALDELERAGKITRRQGLGTFVAEPRIASDPTRPGELLHTLLDNELGLPTVRTALISISVGLPSMTIATALGVDPGQPVWEIWRKRVIGGTDKILERAVLPLDRVPAIDHDLLAEGGSLYRFIEERYQLTDEYTEQAFEVDTPSSWEAEHLEMPEGDPIVRVRGVSFDADGRAFDCFEQCYRATKFTFYTAGQTRHRILGPTELSNWSVAPLTNPGY, via the coding sequence ATGCCGACGACGAAGCGCGCCGACAGCGCGGGGGCGTCCACCGAGCGCAAGCTGCGCTACCAGCACGTCTATGACCTGGTGCTCGGGATCATGGCCGAGCGTGGGTTACAACCCGGTGATCGACTGCCGTCGACCACCGAACTGGCCGAGATCGCCGGCGTCAGTGGCATCAGCGTCCGGCGCGCTCTCGACGAGCTCGAGCGAGCCGGCAAGATCACCCGGCGACAAGGCCTGGGAACCTTCGTCGCCGAGCCGCGCATCGCCAGCGACCCGACCCGGCCGGGCGAGCTGCTGCACACCCTGCTGGACAACGAACTCGGGTTGCCTACTGTCAGAACGGCTCTGATCTCGATCAGTGTCGGACTGCCCAGCATGACGATCGCGACCGCACTCGGCGTCGACCCCGGCCAACCGGTGTGGGAGATCTGGCGCAAGCGCGTCATCGGCGGCACCGACAAGATCCTCGAACGCGCGGTCCTGCCGCTGGACCGGGTACCGGCGATCGACCACGATCTGCTGGCCGAAGGAGGATCGCTGTACCGCTTCATCGAGGAGCGCTACCAACTCACCGACGAATACACCGAGCAGGCCTTCGAAGTCGACACCCCCAGCAGCTGGGAGGCCGAACATCTCGAGATGCCGGAGGGTGACCCGATAGTGCGGGTGCGCGGGGTCAGCTTTGACGCCGACGGGCGGGCCTTCGACTGCTTCGAACAGTGCTACCGCGCCACGAAATTCACGTTCTACACCGCGGGCCAGACCCGTCACCGCATTCTGGGTCCGACGGAGCTGTCGAACTGGTCGGTGGCACCGCTGACCAACCCGGGGTATTGA
- a CDS encoding primosomal protein N', with product MPIRRAAEHEPIARVLPMLSVPHLDREFDYLVSAEQSDDAQPGVRVRVRFHGRLVDAFVLERRSDTDHVGQLGWLDRVISAEPVLTPEVRRLVDAVAARYAGTRPDVLRLAIPPRHARAEKMQAEASLLPVVEPVDPAGWARYGRGDQFLTALSEGRAARAVWQALPGEQWCDRIAEAAAAAVGGGYGVLAVVPDQRDIDALWQAATARIDPAAVVALSAGLGPSARYRRWLSALRGHARLVIGTRSAVFAPVERLGLVIVWDDGDDTLAEPRAPYPHAREVAMLRAHQLRCAAVIGGFARTAEAHALVRSGWAHDLVAARPLVRAEAPRVVALDDEGYAEERDPAARSARLPSLALRAARAALEHEAPVLIQVPRRGYVPSVACARCRTIARCRHCMGPLSLSERDAAGAVCRWCGRMDTALRCRRCGSDAIRAVVVGARRTAEEMGRAFPGTAVITSAGDAVHTEIEPGPALVVATPGAEPRVKGGYGAALLLDSWALLGRQDLRAAEDTLRRWMAAAAQVRPRGDGGVVAVVAESAIPTVQALIKWDPVGHAEAELEARAEVGLPPSVHMAAVDGGAAAVGALLDHAELPEDADQLGPVDLPPGVRRPPATAPGEPVIRMLVRVGRDEGLALAASLRTAIAIASARHDHEAVRVQIDPLHIG from the coding sequence ATGCCGATCCGGCGCGCCGCCGAGCACGAACCCATCGCCCGGGTGCTGCCGATGCTGTCGGTGCCGCACCTGGACCGCGAGTTCGACTACCTGGTGTCGGCCGAACAGTCCGACGACGCCCAGCCAGGGGTGCGGGTGCGGGTCCGCTTCCACGGCAGGCTGGTCGACGCGTTCGTGCTCGAGCGACGGTCCGACACCGACCACGTCGGCCAGTTGGGCTGGCTGGACCGGGTCATCTCGGCCGAGCCGGTGCTCACCCCGGAGGTGCGCAGGCTGGTCGACGCCGTCGCCGCCCGCTACGCGGGCACCCGCCCGGACGTGCTGCGGCTGGCCATTCCGCCGCGGCACGCCCGCGCCGAGAAGATGCAGGCCGAGGCGTCGCTGCTACCCGTCGTCGAGCCGGTCGACCCGGCAGGCTGGGCTCGTTACGGCCGCGGCGACCAGTTCCTGACCGCCCTGAGTGAAGGCCGGGCCGCCCGTGCGGTGTGGCAGGCGCTGCCCGGCGAGCAGTGGTGCGACCGGATCGCCGAAGCCGCCGCGGCCGCGGTCGGCGGCGGCTACGGAGTGCTGGCCGTGGTTCCCGATCAACGCGACATCGACGCACTGTGGCAGGCCGCGACCGCCCGGATCGACCCGGCCGCCGTCGTCGCGCTGTCGGCGGGACTCGGGCCCTCCGCGCGCTACCGGCGTTGGCTGTCGGCGCTGCGGGGCCATGCCCGCCTGGTCATCGGCACTCGCAGCGCGGTGTTCGCGCCCGTCGAGCGCCTCGGTCTGGTGATCGTCTGGGACGACGGCGACGACACCCTTGCCGAACCACGCGCCCCGTATCCGCACGCCCGCGAGGTGGCGATGCTGCGCGCGCATCAGCTGCGCTGCGCGGCGGTGATCGGCGGCTTCGCCCGCACCGCCGAGGCGCACGCATTGGTACGCAGTGGCTGGGCGCATGACCTGGTGGCGGCGCGGCCGCTGGTGCGGGCGGAGGCCCCCCGGGTGGTCGCCCTCGACGACGAGGGGTACGCCGAGGAACGCGACCCGGCTGCCCGCTCGGCGCGGTTGCCCTCGCTCGCCCTGCGCGCGGCCCGCGCTGCGCTCGAGCACGAGGCACCGGTATTGATACAGGTCCCGCGCCGGGGCTACGTGCCGTCGGTGGCGTGCGCGCGCTGCCGCACGATCGCGCGATGCCGGCACTGCATGGGACCACTGTCACTGTCCGAACGGGACGCCGCCGGAGCGGTGTGCCGCTGGTGTGGCCGGATGGACACCGCGCTGCGCTGCCGGCGCTGCGGCTCGGACGCGATCCGCGCGGTCGTCGTCGGCGCGCGGCGGACCGCCGAGGAGATGGGCCGGGCCTTCCCGGGCACCGCGGTGATCACCTCGGCGGGCGACGCCGTGCACACCGAGATCGAGCCGGGACCGGCGCTCGTCGTGGCAACCCCCGGCGCCGAACCCCGGGTGAAGGGCGGTTACGGCGCCGCGCTGCTGCTGGACAGTTGGGCGTTGCTGGGCAGGCAAGACCTGCGCGCGGCCGAGGACACCCTGCGACGCTGGATGGCCGCCGCCGCGCAGGTACGGCCCCGCGGCGACGGCGGGGTGGTGGCGGTGGTCGCCGAATCGGCCATCCCGACCGTGCAGGCGCTGATCAAGTGGGATCCGGTCGGCCATGCCGAAGCCGAGCTGGAGGCCCGCGCCGAGGTCGGGCTGCCGCCGAGCGTGCACATGGCCGCCGTCGACGGCGGCGCGGCCGCGGTCGGTGCCCTGCTCGACCACGCCGAACTGCCCGAGGACGCCGACCAGCTCGGACCCGTCGACCTGCCGCCGGGTGTCCGCCGCCCACCCGCCACCGCACCCGGTGAACCCGTCATCCGAATGCTGGTACGGGTCGGCCGGGACGAGGGTCTGGCGTTGGCCGCCTCGCTGCGCACCGCCATCGCGATCGCCAGCGCCCGGCACGACCATGAAGCAGTCCGGGTACAGATCGATCCGTTGCACATAGGGTGA
- a CDS encoding ABC transporter permease, producing the protein MLRYLSQKISYLVLTLIAVVATNFVLFHLMPGDPVTHIARGQHLDAEAIARLRTYYGLDQPMASQFVTYLQNLLRGDLGFSYTYQASVGPIVVKALANTLILVTVSTLLVILLGVLIGVFAASRRGTRTDSGLVIGSLVFWSLPTFWVGMLLIFVFAVTLGWFPIAGMYTADALYPTAFTRMADLARHLVLPTVAMVLVDIAQFVLITRSSLLATLSEDYMTTARAKGLTPRRVLWRHGVRNALLPVVTATTLYASATVGGTIQVETVFSWPGMGQLIYLSVIRRDYPVMEACFLIFAVVVVLANFASDLVYRMLDPRVRLT; encoded by the coding sequence ATGCTTCGGTATCTGAGCCAAAAGATCTCGTACCTGGTGCTCACGCTCATCGCGGTGGTCGCGACGAATTTCGTTCTCTTCCATCTGATGCCGGGTGATCCGGTGACCCACATCGCGCGCGGCCAACACCTCGACGCCGAGGCGATCGCCCGGCTGCGCACCTACTACGGGCTGGACCAGCCGATGGCCTCGCAGTTCGTGACCTATTTGCAGAACCTGCTCAGGGGAGACCTCGGCTTCTCCTACACCTACCAGGCGTCGGTCGGCCCGATCGTGGTGAAAGCGCTTGCCAACACTTTGATTCTGGTCACCGTGTCGACGCTGCTGGTGATCCTCCTCGGCGTTCTGATCGGGGTGTTCGCCGCCTCCCGGCGCGGTACGCGCACCGACTCGGGGCTGGTCATCGGTTCGCTGGTGTTCTGGAGTCTGCCCACGTTCTGGGTGGGCATGCTGCTGATCTTCGTCTTCGCGGTGACACTCGGCTGGTTTCCGATCGCAGGCATGTACACCGCCGACGCGCTGTATCCCACCGCGTTTACCCGAATGGCAGACCTGGCACGCCATCTCGTCCTGCCGACCGTCGCCATGGTTTTGGTCGACATCGCCCAGTTCGTCCTGATCACCCGCAGCTCGCTGCTGGCGACACTGTCCGAGGATTACATGACTACGGCCCGAGCCAAGGGTCTGACCCCGCGGCGGGTGCTGTGGCGCCATGGCGTGCGCAATGCGCTGCTGCCCGTGGTGACCGCCACCACGCTCTACGCCAGCGCCACCGTCGGCGGCACCATTCAAGTGGAGACGGTGTTCTCCTGGCCCGGTATGGGACAGCTGATCTACCTGTCGGTGATCCGGCGCGATTACCCGGTGATGGAAGCCTGCTTCCTGATCTTCGCGGTAGTGGTCGTGCTGGCCAACTTCGCCAGTGACCTGGTCTACCGGATGCTCGATCCACGGGTGCGGCTGACATGA
- a CDS encoding LemA family protein, with the protein MKWAGRVIWLSIAALLIVIGLPWPLAFTGSLVQTVQSFAAHEKAILDHVADGRTALASATTGKSVVQRNSAEKEFGSAVGQVLAVNRLITTIPTMFVAPMAGVSQREFYQVPK; encoded by the coding sequence ATGAAGTGGGCCGGTCGGGTCATCTGGCTCTCGATCGCCGCCTTGCTCATCGTTATCGGCCTGCCGTGGCCGCTCGCGTTCACCGGCAGCCTGGTGCAGACCGTCCAGAGCTTCGCGGCGCACGAGAAGGCCATCCTGGACCATGTCGCCGACGGGCGGACCGCGTTGGCCTCGGCGACCACGGGAAAATCTGTGGTGCAACGGAATTCGGCTGAAAAAGAGTTCGGCAGCGCGGTCGGTCAGGTGCTGGCGGTGAACCGGCTGATCACCACGATTCCGACGATGTTCGTGGCGCCGATGGCCGGGGTGTCGCAGCGCGAGTTCTACCAGGTGCCAAAGTAG
- the rpe gene encoding ribulose-phosphate 3-epimerase, translated as MIAPSILSADFARLAEEAAAVEGADWLHVDVMDGHFVPNLTLGLPVVESLLKATDIPMDCHLMIDDPDRWAPGYAEAGAYNVTFHAEACDNPVAVARDIRAAGAKAGLSVKPGTPLEPYLEVLRDFDTLLVMSVEPGFGGQSFIAEVLSKVATARRLVDSGELTILVEIDGGINADTIEQAAEAGVDCFVAGSAVYGAGDPAAAVEALRRQAATASQHLRI; from the coding sequence ATGATCGCCCCGTCGATCCTGTCCGCCGACTTCGCCCGCTTGGCTGAGGAGGCCGCCGCGGTCGAGGGCGCCGACTGGCTGCACGTCGACGTGATGGACGGCCACTTCGTTCCCAACCTCACATTGGGTCTGCCGGTGGTGGAGAGCTTGCTCAAAGCGACCGACATCCCGATGGACTGCCATCTGATGATCGACGACCCGGACCGCTGGGCGCCCGGCTACGCCGAGGCCGGCGCGTACAACGTGACGTTTCACGCCGAGGCGTGTGACAACCCGGTCGCGGTGGCACGTGATATCCGCGCCGCGGGCGCCAAGGCCGGCCTGTCGGTCAAGCCGGGCACCCCGCTGGAGCCGTACCTGGAGGTCCTGCGGGACTTCGACACGCTGCTGGTGATGTCGGTGGAGCCGGGTTTCGGCGGCCAGAGCTTCATCGCCGAGGTGCTGTCCAAGGTTGCGACCGCCCGCCGGCTGGTCGACTCGGGTGAGCTGACGATCCTCGTCGAGATCGACGGCGGCATCAACGCGGACACAATCGAGCAGGCCGCCGAGGCCGGCGTCGACTGCTTCGTCGCCGGCTCGGCGGTGTACGGCGCCGGTGACCCGGCCGCGGCGGTCGAGGCGCTGCGCAGGCAGGCCGCCACCGCATCGCAGCATCTGCGCATATGA
- the fmt gene encoding methionyl-tRNA formyltransferase yields the protein MRIVFAGTPEPALPSLQRLIDSPRHDVIAVLTRPDAAAGRRGKPAPSPVARLADEAGIPVLRPARPNSPSFIAELTELAPECCAVVAYGALLSEALLAVPPHGWINLHFSLLPAWRGAAPVQAAIAAGDSVTGATTFLIEPSLDSGPVYGVVTETVRPTDTSGDLLDRLAVSGAGLLEATLDGIGDGNLTPVPQPAEGISVAPKITVEQARISWDLPAHVVDRRIRAVTPNPGAWTMIGDLRVKVGPVSVDEAAPALAPGEMTVDRSGVRVGTGSQPVLLGQVQPPGKKLMKAADWARGARLDQTVRAS from the coding sequence ATGCGAATCGTTTTCGCCGGCACACCAGAACCGGCCCTGCCGTCGCTGCAGCGGCTGATCGACTCACCGCGCCACGACGTGATCGCGGTGCTCACCCGTCCGGACGCGGCCGCCGGACGCCGCGGCAAACCCGCGCCGTCACCGGTTGCGCGACTGGCCGACGAGGCAGGGATCCCGGTGCTGCGCCCGGCGCGGCCCAACTCGCCCTCGTTCATCGCCGAACTGACGGAGCTGGCGCCGGAATGCTGCGCGGTGGTGGCCTACGGCGCACTGCTGTCGGAGGCGTTGCTCGCGGTTCCCCCGCACGGCTGGATCAACCTGCACTTCTCGCTGCTGCCCGCCTGGCGCGGCGCGGCGCCCGTGCAAGCCGCTATTGCGGCCGGCGACTCCGTCACCGGCGCAACGACTTTCCTGATCGAACCGAGCCTGGACTCCGGTCCGGTCTACGGCGTGGTCACCGAGACGGTGCGACCCACCGACACCTCCGGTGACCTGCTCGACCGGCTGGCCGTCTCGGGAGCCGGCCTGCTGGAAGCGACGCTGGACGGCATCGGCGACGGAAACCTCACACCGGTGCCGCAGCCCGCCGAGGGAATCAGTGTCGCGCCGAAGATCACCGTCGAGCAGGCGCGGATCTCCTGGGACCTGCCTGCTCACGTCGTCGACCGCCGGATCCGCGCCGTCACCCCCAATCCCGGCGCGTGGACGATGATCGGTGATCTACGAGTCAAGGTCGGCCCGGTCAGCGTCGACGAGGCGGCCCCGGCGTTGGCGCCGGGGGAGATGACCGTGGACCGGTCCGGGGTTCGGGTGGGCACCGGGTCGCAGCCGGTACTGCTCGGCCAGGTGCAGCCGCCCGGCAAGAAGCTCATGAAGGCGGCGGACTGGGCCCGCGGTGCCCGGCTCGACCAGACGGTGCGGGCATCATGA
- a CDS encoding ABC transporter substrate-binding protein yields MASAMDRRKFLRTSAVVAAALSGAAALASCAPQTASSTVLRVGSTTDIDSLNPFTADSTQSDDVLQLVYDRLMGYDAQLNIQPSLATDMQTADGGKTFTYTLRSGVKWHDGKDFSADDVVFTFLMVRDNDYGTYGAYLKDLTDVVKVGDNQVRLTYSQPQTLQPGVIMPIAPKHLWESVAKNDLPKYANDKPVGTGPFSFVSWDKGSVATVIRNDSWWGTKPAAQKVTWTKFGSDDVVTQALRTGDIDIVPEVPPTIYTGLQNAADVKTTAMESFSFHMIGFNCSTAPGSKGNPILKDQVVRQALACAVNRQQLVELALAGYGEPGTDLLPPAFGDFHFVPAPDAVLDNNPAKAKELLDKAGYTDRNGDGIRESKDGAPLDFRLLVIADTTVDMKAADLFITAAKAIGVNLKLSSTDADSMSATVYNAETPDWDVMIWGWDSSFYDPSYLLGIPTTDQIGGNNDTFWTDPRYDDLYHQQSTTIDRGARVALVQEMQAIHYAACPYIVMWYQKKLTGTRTNTWTGWQPMNGGMILNFPRVNYLDVKPA; encoded by the coding sequence ATGGCCTCAGCGATGGATCGTCGGAAGTTTCTCCGGACGTCGGCGGTGGTTGCGGCCGCACTCAGCGGCGCGGCTGCGCTGGCGTCGTGTGCTCCGCAGACCGCAAGCAGCACCGTGCTGCGGGTCGGGTCCACCACCGACATCGACTCGCTGAACCCGTTCACCGCCGACTCCACTCAGTCCGATGACGTCCTGCAGCTGGTCTACGACCGGCTGATGGGCTACGACGCACAGCTCAACATCCAACCCTCGCTGGCCACCGACATGCAGACGGCCGACGGCGGTAAGACCTTCACCTACACGCTGCGGTCCGGGGTGAAGTGGCACGACGGCAAGGATTTCAGTGCCGACGACGTCGTGTTCACCTTCCTGATGGTGCGCGACAACGACTATGGCACGTACGGGGCCTACCTCAAGGACCTCACCGACGTGGTCAAGGTCGGCGACAACCAGGTCCGGCTGACGTATTCGCAGCCACAGACGCTGCAACCCGGCGTCATCATGCCGATCGCCCCCAAGCACCTGTGGGAGAGCGTGGCCAAGAACGATCTGCCCAAGTACGCCAACGACAAACCGGTCGGAACCGGACCGTTCAGCTTCGTGTCGTGGGACAAGGGCAGCGTTGCCACCGTTATCCGAAACGACTCGTGGTGGGGTACGAAACCGGCGGCGCAGAAAGTCACCTGGACCAAGTTCGGATCCGACGACGTGGTCACGCAGGCGCTGCGTACCGGAGACATCGACATCGTCCCGGAGGTCCCGCCGACGATCTACACCGGACTGCAGAATGCCGCGGACGTCAAAACCACTGCGATGGAATCGTTCTCGTTCCACATGATCGGCTTCAACTGTTCGACCGCACCGGGATCGAAGGGTAACCCCATCCTGAAGGATCAGGTCGTCCGTCAGGCGCTGGCCTGTGCCGTCAACCGGCAACAGCTCGTGGAACTCGCGCTGGCCGGTTACGGAGAGCCCGGCACCGATCTGCTGCCGCCCGCTTTCGGCGATTTTCACTTCGTCCCCGCACCGGACGCGGTCCTGGACAACAACCCGGCCAAGGCCAAAGAACTGCTCGACAAGGCCGGCTACACCGATCGCAACGGCGACGGTATCCGAGAGTCCAAAGATGGTGCACCGCTTGACTTTCGGCTGTTGGTGATCGCCGATACCACTGTCGACATGAAGGCCGCCGATCTGTTCATCACGGCCGCCAAGGCCATCGGTGTGAACCTCAAGCTGTCCAGTACCGATGCCGACAGCATGAGCGCGACGGTCTACAACGCCGAAACGCCGGACTGGGATGTCATGATCTGGGGCTGGGATTCTTCGTTCTACGACCCGTCCTACCTTTTGGGCATTCCCACCACCGACCAGATCGGTGGCAACAACGACACGTTCTGGACCGACCCGCGCTACGACGACCTCTACCACCAGCAGTCGACGACCATCGACCGCGGCGCACGGGTCGCACTTGTGCAGGAGATGCAGGCGATTCACTACGCCGCCTGCCCGTACATCGTCATGTGGTACCAGAAGAAGTTGACCGGGACCCGGACCAACACCTGGACCGGTTGGCAGCCGATGAACGGCGGCATGATCCTCAACTTCCCGCGGGTGAACTACCTCGACGTGAAGCCGGCCTGA